One segment of Niallia sp. Man26 DNA contains the following:
- a CDS encoding DUF3895 domain-containing protein, protein MSQISFDELFQEEKKQENTISDIPSPLQNDILELIRKGETSALSICEHLIKLGKYSNERFSTNKPKAYGKVCLVLDKMTRNGLLVFVEDIDKKDRIYKLNS, encoded by the coding sequence ATGAGCCAAATATCATTCGATGAATTGTTCCAGGAAGAAAAAAAGCAGGAAAACACAATAAGCGATATTCCCTCTCCCCTACAAAATGATATTTTAGAGTTAATTCGTAAAGGGGAAACAAGTGCTTTATCCATATGTGAGCATCTTATTAAACTAGGAAAATACTCTAATGAACGATTTTCTACAAACAAACCGAAAGCCTATGGAAAGGTTTGCTTAGTCTTAGACAAAATGACCAGAAACGGTCTATTGGTTTTTGTTGAAGACATTGATAAAAAGGATAGAATCTACAAACTGAATAGTTAA
- the xerS gene encoding tyrosine recombinase XerS produces the protein MPIESRQRIIHDERLETMLPQMPDYVQEYMRSKRRAKYSPSSLLGYVHEYLKFFNWLLSEGVADYKDIKSIPYSVLETLSKETVELYREHIENEDIRTEKEKTKSPPAPVRRRSKDAVDRNINALKSLFSYLTTETENEDGECYFYRNVFSKIKQRKEQETASRRAAKISSKVIKSNEISDFIQYLKFDYEKVLEATSAKMYKAYLKQKERDVAMISLLLGSGIRVSELASLTLQDINFHTREIDIIRKGNKEDTVLVLQAALEELKAYLRVRQERFNTKESDIYVFVSKYKGMVQPLSVRSIQTLVSKYTKEFYDQNEFSTGKGLSPHKMRHSFANDWILQGGDIITLRDQLGHSSIETTSKYTNLSRDEGKKIIEKMEENRNK, from the coding sequence TGAACGTTTAGAAACCATGCTCCCTCAAATGCCGGATTATGTACAAGAGTATATGCGGTCTAAACGAAGAGCAAAATATTCTCCCTCTTCTCTATTAGGATATGTACATGAATATTTAAAGTTTTTTAACTGGCTCCTTTCAGAGGGTGTGGCTGATTATAAAGATATAAAATCGATTCCCTATTCTGTTTTAGAGACACTTTCAAAAGAAACTGTTGAACTATATAGAGAGCACATAGAAAACGAAGATATTAGAACAGAAAAGGAAAAAACCAAGTCTCCCCCTGCCCCAGTTCGTCGCAGGAGCAAAGATGCAGTAGATCGCAATATAAACGCATTAAAATCCCTCTTCAGCTACTTAACCACAGAGACGGAAAATGAAGATGGAGAATGTTATTTTTATCGAAATGTCTTTAGTAAAATTAAGCAACGTAAAGAACAAGAAACTGCCAGTCGTCGAGCTGCTAAGATAAGTTCAAAGGTGATTAAATCGAATGAAATTAGTGACTTTATTCAATACTTGAAATTTGATTATGAAAAAGTCCTAGAAGCTACGAGTGCTAAGATGTACAAAGCTTACTTAAAGCAAAAAGAAAGAGATGTAGCAATGATCTCCCTTCTCTTAGGAAGCGGAATACGGGTATCAGAGCTTGCTAGTTTAACTCTACAAGATATTAATTTTCATACAAGAGAAATAGATATCATCCGTAAAGGTAATAAGGAAGATACGGTGCTTGTTCTACAAGCTGCACTTGAGGAGTTAAAAGCCTATCTGAGAGTCCGACAAGAAAGGTTTAACACAAAGGAATCAGATATTTATGTATTTGTGAGTAAATACAAAGGCATGGTGCAACCTCTCTCCGTTAGGTCTATACAGACCCTAGTTAGTAAATATACGAAGGAATTTTATGACCAGAATGAATTTAGTACCGGTAAAGGTTTAAGTCCTCATAAGATGAGGCATTCCTTTGCGAATGATTGGATTCTTCAAGGTGGAGATATTATTACACTTAGAGACCAATTGGGACACAGCAGCATTGAAACAACTTCAAAGTATACAAACCTCTCAAGGGATGAAGGTAAAAAGATTATTGAGAAGATGGAAGAAAATCGAAATAAATAA